The DNA window TGTAGATCAAACCATCGTTGAGAGTCGTGCTGACACAGAGCCACTTTTTTTCTGATATGACAAGTTTCTTACCTTTTTAAATAAGTGGAAATTGTCAGACTGACTCTTCAAAGCAGCAATTTCCGAATTGTttactaaaattaaaaaaacccaacttatTTTCATTGCAATATACAATTATCTCCAACTGATAGCATTAGTTCAAGACAAGTGtaaaaaatctatatttatttGATCCTTTCAGTGATTTTGTTATCAACCAGCTGCAGGAGGTGACAAAGTACAAACAGCATTTACagtttcctgaataaaaaaaaaaagcttgttaGAACACTGCAGCATTATGCTGTATAATAGCCCTGAAGATGGATGGGACCATGGACAGTCCTAACACAAAGTCATCTGGGGAAACTGCActctgaataaaaaacaacagaccTACCAGGGACTTTCATGGCGTGACCCACTCTGTTGGACCACCCTACAGGGTGCAGGAGAGGACTCCACATGTGGCACCAGAAGTCAGCGACCACGTTTTCTGGGGCATCTGTTTGGTCTGTGTACACCAGCTGCAGACGGCCACCAATAATCAAGTTTATGGTGGCCAACCGGGTCTGACTCACATGTTTGGGGTCGACAACCTCCACATACATGCCTACTTTGAAAGGGATCTTTATGCTTTCTGCAAGCTAGAGTAAGACAAAGGGGGGAATATGGCAAAGGAACAAGAAGCTGATTAATTCAGAGATACCAAATTCATTATACTCACATGTCCAAAACAAATGGGTTACAATTTATGACCCAAATTAATGTGTCCAGGTTTTACCTTCAGGTAAAAGTCAACAGGTAAAGTGTTGGCTCCAACCAGTTTTACCATAAGATACTCTTTCCAATCTGTGATGctctgcttcacatctgtggaCACACAACTTGACAGATTAGAACACATGTTAAAACATTCATCTGATCGAGGTAATAAAGAGATACTTGAATCAAGCAGTGCTgctacattaattaaattatcaAGTTTTCTTCTTAAGCCTGATTTGCTCTGCATCCTTACCCTGCGGTGGCACCAGCAGTTTGCTTGTCATGGCACACCATCCAATTGGGTTCAGCTCTCCAGAAACAAGGTTACACCAGAAGTCATGGCTGCAGTCGTGCTCAAAGCCCTCGTATCTCAAAAGGGCTTTGTAGCCTGAAGACAAGGGATATGAGGAAGGAAAGGCTTAAGCTATTATTGTTTGgaatattttgttaaatatcAGACCAAGGTACTGGCAAATCTTTTAATTAAGATCAGCTATTGTGTTGTAAGACACAAATATGAAGCAGTGTCTTCGGATAACACAGTAAATGCtcctttttttcaaaatcttcTAATACAATACTGTTGctaagataagatagaaaaacaagggaaaaggccagtgtgagtaagaccatagatcaaagctaattctttgatctatgaaagtaggtgagagcactagctttgatcttgacctatgcaagtaggtcaggataaaattttgaattcaggggtgtcacgggatgttacagtctctgactgcattggttcttctTAATACCTTGTACATAATACTTCTACATGTTTTAGCCCTAAAATCAAATTTTAGACTCTCTCTCTATGTACACACCTGCAACCTGGATGACAGTAGCGATCCAGTAGACTTTACTGGGCAAGACTGCGTTTGTGTTCAGGACCTCTACCTTCATCCCTACAGTGACATCATCCCACTGGCTGCACAGGGGAACCTGCAAGTTGGAGGTCAGTCATTTCTTcaggtgatgttttttttcaacatgcACTGACCTgcagttcattttttttatttgaatgtttttttgaatTATTGTCTAATCACACATTTGGTTATTGTTTGACAAATCTAACATGTGAGATTTTCATGCTGATGAAAATGCTGTTTTGAGACTTATCTCTTAAAGGCGCTTTGTGTGTTGAGTGAAAAAGCACACAAAGTGTCTGAGCGATATTTATTCATTGTGGAATGATCTTTTCATTGGACTCAAATCTCAGACTATTCATGGATGAGTGAAGACAGTTTGTAATTACACCTGGATCGTAGGACTCACATGTCTGAAGCAGGATACTGCTGCTGCCAAAGAGGTTTCCTTCTCCAAGTAGGCCCCCCACTCAAACCCTCCAGTCGAAACTACGtaacagagaaaacagaagacTCATGCAACTGACCAAAATTTCTGTGGGGTGTTTGCTTGCAAAGTTGATTATGTGAATCTAGTACCCTCACCATTCGGTCCTGGTAGGATTGGAGGGGTTTTGGTCACCTTGTTCAGCACTGTGGCTTTTTTGGAAGGGGGCCTTCCCTGAACAGAGACGAGAAACCTTCAGTAAAGTCATGTCATGATGTTAATTTTTTGTATCAATTTCATGACTTCATTTTAAACTACATGCAAACTGCACAAGtctcaatttttttcttctaccaCTAAAAAGAGGAtgataaaacagataaaatgcaaatgatttGTGTCATGAATgtatatttactgtttattaataaaaaaaaggtctgaAAAATTTAGTGCGGGTTGCTCTGATGTCCATATTTACACAGAATGAGTAAGCACTGCTGTCCGAATGAGAATAACATGTCATTGGGGTTTGTGGTTAACAGGTTAACAATTAATAgtatgtgaaaaaagaaaagagaggaacATTTGGTCTGTGTCTCAAGAGTAAGGACAACAGTTGAGAAATTAAACAACAGCTGGATGAAGACCAGTAAGGTTTCACAGACTGGTATCCAAATGATGACTCTACATGTTCTATCAGTGAAGATGTTGTCAATAAAAAAGGAAGGACAATTGATGTTTGGTGCAGATTGGGATACAACAGAGAATGCCCTCTATATGTCTAGATAGGGTGTTTGTCACTGTTTCTGGATACAAAAGGAACATTAATTCCCATAAAACTCATCATAATGTAAACAAGTCAGATAAAATATTGTACAACACTAGGTATTGTGACTATCAAAGCCCAAATTTAGTCACTGAGAGGAGAAAGAGCGGGGCTGTCTGACATGCCGAGTCCAAGGAGAAAACACGAGGCACCATTGCAGTTGTGTACGTTTAATTTGCATTTGGTGAAGAACAGTAAAATTGAAGATGACTGGACTAGACTTAGATGATAATAGTTTACTCTTTGCGGTCAACAGAAATATTGGCACCACACTTCACACTCTCTCTGTGCCAAAcagaatcttcttctttttcttcttcttccgcgtgtgtgtgtacatacggGCTTGTTGCGTCGACTGTTTTCGAGAAATAACATTCCCTTGTTATAACCATCGATTATGGACAAAAATAGTGTCTCCATCGGATTGGACAGTCAAAGGAACCCAATTATAAAAAGAAGCTGAGGATGCCAAGTGGGGACTTCAAGGAGGACAGGCTTACAACATCAGCACAATCCACCCCAAGTGGAACCCCATCCGTTACCCCCTCCGTCACTCCCAGTGTCACCCCCTGTGTTAAACCCCAGTTATCACCGCAGGTCGCAGGGCCTGGTACCCGCTGAGTCCTTCACCTTTTCTTGCCGTACCAGAGCTCAACAATCCCAACTCCAGCACAGGTATGGGAGGAAatgagggaggaggggagaaATGGAACTTTTTTGGAACTCGATCTGTTGTACAGAAGTCCCCCACTGACTCAGGCTCTGACACCAGCACAGGCTTCTCACTGCAGTCCTACTTTGGTATACAGAAGTCTTCCACCATGGACGGCAGCAACACCCTGTATGCCCAATCCTTAACCATGTTAATGTTGTTTCCTCCTTCCGGTTCCTTCCAATCCTTCTTCCCTCCCCCACCTGTCTctgttttgaaaataaatgcctATCTGTTTCTGGCAACTCCCAGTATTCTTGCCACTGTTTctgactgtatttttttatgagtGCCTTCCCTTCTGCTTTGCTTAAACTGATTTGCAGGTCTATGTCTTGTTGCCTTAATGATTGCTTTGCTAGCATGTCTGCCTCCTCATTTCCCTCTATTCCCACATGGGCAGGAACCCACACAAAACTCACCCCCCCCAGCCCTCTCTCTCAGACTTCATACAGGTTATTGTGAGCCTCAAATATTAGATCTTGTCTACATGAATTCATGGTTTGTATGCTTCAAAGAGCTGCCCAGCTGTCTGATGCTATGACTGACTTTTCCTTCCCATGCGTTTTTATCCACTGTAATGCTATTATTATCGCTACTAATTCTACTGCATACATATGTGATCTGAACACCTCTGCTTTATTCTAATTTTTCCAGTACGGATATATACTGCCCCAGTTCAGCCAGTATATAGGTCTTTTGATCCATCTGTGaatattatttgattattgCCATATTTCTCTTCCAAGTATTTCATGGCACCAAACAGAATGACAGCCAAGCACAGGTGATATTCATAAAGCAATCAATCAGCCAGTCTCATGcataaacacacccacacatacatgcCACACCCACTACCCcaagtgaaaacacagaaagTAAATCCTTGCCTCTACACTAGGTATTTATGAAATCCTGGTCCATGAATGTTATTATCTCTCACCTGCAGACGTGCCAGCACGGAAGTTTTCTTGGAGTTTGATGAATACGAACGCGAACAGGATGTACTGCAAAAGCGCTTGGTCTTTGAAAAAAAGTTGTTCATGTCACCGGTGGTGCCACACATCTCACAAACCACTGTCAAGACAAACACGCTTTACTTAAAAAACATCATGTAACTACAACAGGGCtcaaaaattaactttttttctttgtagcaccggtgctcccaaatttagaagtttgtagcaccagcaaagacttgaggagcacctacccaaaagcaaggcagtgacggagcgatagagaccgctccgtccatctccgttacgcgcgcctctctccctcgcccaggagagcagctgcagttgcgctctcattgtttcctggcaggaccccaggagcgcggtctcacaaaaaagcgcaccagatttttttccctagtcgcatcggtgctcccaaatatactgtatttaagtCGCAccgataaaaatttgggcgcatatgcgaacaaaatgggcgcaatttcgagccctgtacAATATATAGAGGTTCCCTGTAGCTTACACAGATGTGTTTTTTATCAATTGTATGTAGTTGAGATGTTCAATTAcctcacaattttaaaaattatgtattatttgcaCCTGACCTGGctgctttcctttctttttttctcctgggTTCACCACTCCTTTGAGAAGTTTTTTATTATCATCGCCATCGGTATCATCATCCTGAATTCACCACATTTCAttgttaaaagaaagaaaacagaatggTAAGTAAAACGCCTGAATGTAAACAATCACAGCTAACTAACAGCACTTACTTTACGGTCTCTTGGTTCACCTGTAGCACTCCGCCGTTGGATGGCAGGCAGACACTTACTGTAAGCCACTCGATCACAAGACGAACAGTgtggacggacaaacactgTTGGCACAGCTCCTGGCCTCAGCTTCAGAGGGTCTGAGAGCGGTCTGGGCTCAAAGTATTCCTTACCAAAATGCTCATGGCAGAGGAAAGAGTTGGGAGCGCCCATCCACTGAGGGCGGGTGCGTTGCACCTGCTTCTCCCATTTACGAAACTCCTCGTGGTCTTTGGGGAATCTAAACAGCgtcacaccatcatcatcagttttGCCACATCCATAGGCCTCACAATGGTTGGGCATCCTGTATCCTGCTCAGGGGACAACCATCAAGAGTAATGAGCAAGGTAAACGGCCAATGTAGCTCCTTTGATGAGAACTGTAAAGTGATATGTTACAAACAGCTGATGAGTTTCTAATTTACAACAAAAATAGTACTCAAATACTATAATTTATATAGTAAAATTGAAACATTGGCTCAACAGGCAAGGCTAGATCATTGCTTCTATATCCATATGATTTCTTACTACAAACTATTTTTTATATAATCTCATAAACATGATCTAAAATAACCAATCTGAGACTGTCTtgataacatttaaaatataaccTATTTTTTATGAAGCTGAATTCATGAACTCACATCATCACACAAGATAAAAGATCTTTCTTTTGATTTGTGAGATAACGACCGgctgaaaggggaaaaaaatgatttactcACTGATCGGGGCGAGATGTTAGCGATAATAACTAAACATAAACAAAACCGATGCTGCTCACGTGTGCTGCTTTAAATGCAAGCTAACGGCTAATGGTGCTAACAGCGCGTGTGTCCAATAACGAAGCTGGAAGTCTTTCGTTAATACTTTTCACTACAACTAAATGGGCTGATAATAGTTGctcattcatttaaatgtttccttTAACTGCTATAGCCAGACACGGTCGCATTAACATCTTCGTGGCATCCTGGCGCTCGGTCGCCTACCTCTGACGTCACTGTCGTTCATTCTCAGACAAGGCCTTATGGGAATTGATGTTTTGTAATTACTGTGCAGAACCTTCTCACTACAATATTCCCTGTCGCACTTTTATGAAGTGTTAAATTGAACTCAGTTACTGAGAATTCAAGTAAAATTCGTTATGTACTTGTTAGTTGttctattttaaaatacataagTAATCATGCTATTATGTATGTAAtagcataattaattatgctaTAGGGACAAGtaggcggcacagtggcgcagta is part of the Antennarius striatus isolate MH-2024 chromosome 21, ASM4005453v1, whole genome shotgun sequence genome and encodes:
- the l3mbtl2 gene encoding lethal(3)malignant brain tumor-like protein 2, with product MPNHCEAYGCGKTDDDGVTLFRFPKDHEEFRKWEKQVQRTRPQWMGAPNSFLCHEHFGKEYFEPRPLSDPLKLRPGAVPTVFVRPHCSSCDRVAYSKCLPAIQRRSATGEPRDRKDDDTDGDDNKKLLKGVVNPGEKKKGKQPVVCEMCGTTGDMNNFFSKTKRFCSTSCSRSYSSNSKKTSVLARLQGRPPSKKATVLNKVTKTPPILPGPNVSTGGFEWGAYLEKETSLAAAVSCFRHVPLCSQWDDVTVGMKVEVLNTNAVLPSKVYWIATVIQVAGYKALLRYEGFEHDCSHDFWCNLVSGELNPIGWCAMTSKLLVPPQDVKQSITDWKEYLMVKLVGANTLPVDFYLKLAESIKIPFKVGMYVEVVDPKHVSQTRLATINLIIGGRLQLVYTDQTDAPENVVADFWCHMWSPLLHPVGWSNRVGHAMKVPVNNSEIAALKSQSDNFHLFKKPRFVYMEGGFFEEGMKLEAIDPLNLGNISVATVHKVLLDGYLMVGIDGTVSNNVSDSFCYHSSSHAILPVGFCKKNSIPLTVPPGYDTQTFSWDKYLEETRALAAPTQLFNTDYVGHGFSPNMKLEAVDLMEPRLVCVATVKQCVGRLLLIHFDGWDDEFDQWIDHQSPDIYPVGWCQLSGYQLQPPPGLVEFNETQPVQYKKTKPFWFGKKKKKSTKKRLSQDNIKDDSGHQSNVKVSPAGLEHLSCSPNVPLIQPKTEPEEQQIIAVKVKVEEIEMETPINPPNNSQQECMIEVKQEGEEQSKSGEDQESKQNSMKDAAQEKKGKSENKEGSSEDLGSWEEDFASERNREQSETKKRSGDEVSHKLDQEEWSQGEGSTMDEISESRAEQETTSEGVF